In Aspergillus flavus chromosome 3, complete sequence, one genomic interval encodes:
- a CDS encoding arrestin domain protein has translation MAAFVRVSGPPNGNFLIGYPGISATMPRIEGKVEIRPSVGITAPVNISLVTIYLQRRETIHPSADSVTKKHLAPPRKETTDLVGKEMLLFRCPAGREYEEVISMDLPFVLFIPFGRGGQDASRRVPPASLQLPSRTAETYYEIVVTVQQGHSDQRKHMFPVPIARYDTLSTFGMYNRPEAAERVSDHLVTLGISLPRWSYGPLDPVSVYVKLSPNPDWMSKARKVTISKITIGIDEEIIYNHQGDEPQRKVKTLTKRTEHIGMKLPPSGFLTNLGLVFPAKDMRDAEGILPRGKPAFPMYAVSGFTTTASLYKIEYYLTVKAHLTSARDIVIRQPIVVCPLDHAGCKEEMEAIEQAARDAVHVNPDNPMLPLPSIIRPSDPNALRHLGVAIVGNQKKPLID, from the exons ATGGCCGCCTTCGTGCGAGTGTCGGGGCCGCCGAATGGCAACTTTCTGATCGGATATCCAGGTATATCCGCAACTATG CCTCGCATCGAAGGCAAAGTTGAGATCAGACCTAGTGTCGGCATTACGGCTCCCGTCAATATATCCCTCGTTACCATTTACCTCCAACGTCGTGAGACAATACACCCTTCGGCGGATTCCGTTACTAAGAAACACCTGGCCCCTCCTCGGAAAGAGACTACAGATCTCGTGGGCAAGGAGATGCTGCTTTTTCGCTGCCCTGCCGGTCGAGAATACGAGGAGGTCATTTCTATGGACCTGCCTTTCGTCCTTTTCATCCCCTTCGGGCGCGGTGGGCAAGATGCGTCTCGGCGAGTCCCCCCGGCGAGTTTACAGCTTCCGAGTCGAACGGCGGAGACATACTACGAGATTGTGGTGACGGTCCAACAAGGACATTCAGATCAGAGAAAACACATGTTTCCAGTGCCAATCGCACGCTACGATACACTCTCTACATTTGGGATGTATAACCGTCCCGAGGCAGCAGAACGGGTATCGGATCACTTAGTCACTCTGGGCATCTCATTACCCCGATGGTCCTATGGCCCACTTGACCCAGTGAGTGTCTACGTCAAACTATCGCCAAACCCGGATTGGATGAGCAAAGCTCGAAAGGTTACAATAAGCAAGATCACTATTGGTATCGACgaagaaattatatataatcacCAGGGTGATGAACCGCAGAGGAAAGTGAAAACCTTAACAAAGCGAACTGAGCATATTGGAATGAAGCTGCCACCGTCCGGCTTCCTAACAAACCTCGGCTTAGTATTTCCAGCGAAGGATATGCGAGATGCCGAGGGAATACTTCCCAGAGGGAAACCTGCTTTTCCGATGTATGCAGTGAGCGGGTTCACGACCACCGCAAGCCTTTATAAGATTGAGTACTACTTAACGGTAAAG GCCCACTTGACATCTGCAAGGGATATTGTTATTCGACAGCCAATAGTAGTTTGCCCTCTTGATCATGCCGGGTGTAAAGAAGAAATGGAGGCTATTGAGCAGGCCGCTCGAGATGCTGTCCATGTGAACCCAGATAACCCCATGCTGCCCTTACCCTCGATAATACGACCCAGTGACCCTAACGCTCTTCGTCATCTCGGAGTAGCCATTGTCGGTAACCAGAAGAAGCCTTTGATCGATTGA
- a CDS encoding putative tRNA splicing endonuclease subunit (putative tRNA-splicing endonuclease subunit): MADTDEAAIHLPSHDSAAHIDTDLSDETQDFRMLSNLSFLADTSQATLPKRGEKDFEPNPTLYQADILDASRQAMHNALAHPRLHNPKNQIIGIYAPDGPAPPRSVATPKTLDTIAENDTPAQTAEAEESQSKKPAGTGTNVHPDSCVYVTNPKGQFFKNMGRADRWGRIWLLPEEALYMLERGSLDVRWPRSATGCEDDGETEDSGIPMSLQAAYACFIGHGGLTVDRFSVYSGLRRLGYTLIRAPGWYDEAEEEFEDPESTKRQGPGLAGIYGRFMDWLHSSTTTAVGPVAGLGIHRNYNDIYRKLSIIPFYDPTAPLSQNPQTKPPFRVVFHVYKPSTPFRKSAPPAPDFRVAVVNARTHTTVPTLAQLGTLLESTPLDPPKGEKMERNLYMRLRHGYRNVVLAVVDQGVVSYLRVADAAFGKEKLYNRPAPSGNKRGANPRNPRPKPKGR, translated from the exons ATGGCCGACACAGACGAAGCCGCCATCCACCTCCCATCGCATGACTCCGCGGCGCACATCGACACGGACTTGTCCGATGAGACGCAGGACTTTCGCATGTTAAGCAATCTCTCATT CCTCGCAGATACCTCGCAAGCTACACTCCCAAAGCGCGGTGAAAAGGACTTCGAACCGAACCCAACCCTCTACCAAGCCGATATCCTAGATGCCTCACGTCAGGCCATGCACAATGCCCTCGCACATCCGCGGTTACACAATCCAAAGAACCAGATCATTGGCATCTACGCGCCCGATGGACCTGCTCCGCCTCGATCGGTCGCTACGCCGAAAACCCTAGACACCATTGCAGAGAACGATACTCCAGCGCAGACCGCCGAGGCGGAGGAAAGTCAATCTAAGAAGCCCGCAGGAACCGGGACAAACGTTCATCCGGATTCCTGCGTCTACGTAACAAACCCGAAGGGACAGTTTTTCAAGAATATGGGTCGCGCAGATCGGTGGGGTCGCATCTGGCTTCTGCCGGAGGAAGCTTTGTATATGCTTGAGCGAGGCAGTCTGGATGTTAGGTGGCCGCGGTCAGCAACGGGATGCGAGGATGATGGTGAGACGGAGGATTCCGGGATCCCAATGAGCTTGCAGGCTGCGTATGCGTGTTTCATTGGACATGGGGGTTTGACGGTCGATCGGTTTTCTGTCTACTCCGGATTGAGAAGGCTGGGTTACACACTCATTCGAGCCCCTGGGTGGTACGACGAGGCAGAGGAAGAGTTTGAGGACCCAGAATCGACCAAGCGACAAGGTCCTGGTCTGGCGGGAATCTATGGGCGGTTTATGGACTGGCTGCATAGCTCTACTACTACGGCTGTAGGGCCTGTTGCTGGTCTTGGGATCCATCGGAATTACA ATGATATCTACCGCAAGCTTTCGATAATTCCTTTCTACGATCCTACAGCTCCTCTGTCCCAAAACCCGCAGACGAAGCCGCCATTCCGCGTTGTCTTCCATGTCTACAAACCTTCTACTCCTTTCCGCAAATCTGCTCCTCCTGCACCGGACTTTAGAGTCGCGGTCGTCAATGCTCGTACGCACACTACTGTGCCTACGCTAGCTCAACTTGGCACTCTCCTCGAGAGCACACCCTTAGATCCGCCAAAAGGcgagaagatggaaagaaacctCTACATGCGACTCCGACATGGATACCGGAACGTCGTCCTGGCGGTTGTCGACCAAGGCGTCGTAAGCTACCTCCGGGTCGCCGATGCAGCGtttggaaaggaaaagctATACAATAGACCTGCTCCTTCCGGGAACAAAAGGGGTGCGAATCCTCGCAACCCCCGGCCGAAGCCTAAGGGCCGGTGA
- a CDS encoding putative transcriptional elongation regulator Elc1/Elongin C (unnamed protein product): MASSATDSEFVTLVSGDGFEFVLPRSAACVSGTIRRMLEPSSKFAEALTGRCILENISGIVLEKVCEYFCYNEKNKNQSNVPDMEIPPELCLELLMAADYLDT; this comes from the exons ATGGCTTCATCGGCCACCGACTCGGAATTCGTGACGTTGGTCTCGGGTGATGGGTTTGAATTCGTCCTTCCGCGTAGTGCGGCCTGTGTCTCTGGGACGATACGTCGGATGCTGGAACCTTCTA GTAAATTCGCCGAAGCATTGACAGGTCGCTGCATACTGGAGAATATCAGTGGAATCGTCCTCGAGAAGGTCTGCGAGTACTTTTGCTACAACGAGAAGAATAAGAACCAGTCAAATGTTCCAGATATGGAAATTCCGCCGGAGTTGTGTCTGGAGTTGTTGATGGCGGCGGATTATCTGGATACCTGA
- a CDS encoding 3-oxoacyl-acyl carrier protein reductase produces MQPLHLSMRSAAMSISHLPYPRPQYTRRILNTALSTAYNAPPRSQRRPLSSQTPSTSARLTGRTCMITGGTSGIGFAIANRFLQEGAERIILVGRSYERLLKAATRLQVNDEGARNQEAADETVPKSQGTLVESSDRISLLVGDVSEAGSWLRELEKAMQPVDILINAAGISNSNILPKTSPEEVSQTLRTNLEGAIFTSRALLRASLRNRLKGRTGETRPPSKCIINISSLLALKGGTGAVSYAASKAGLLGLTRSLTVEATGSLRNVVVRSNAIVPGYIETPMIADFSEGQNERLKESIPLGRFGAPEEIADAAVFLAGNEYANNCVINLDGGLSAV; encoded by the exons ATGCAACCACTACACCTCAGCATGCGCAGTGCAGCAATGTCAATATCCCATCTCCCCTATCCGCGCCCTCAATACACCAGGCGCATATTGAACACAGCTCTCTCCACAGCCTACAATGCCCCACCAAGGTCACAAAGACGACCCCTCTCCTCCCAGACACCCAGCACCTCAGCGCGTCTCACCGGCCGGACCTGTATGATCACAGGCGGGACATCAGGAATTGGATTCGCAATCGCAAACCGATTCCTCCAAGAGGGCGCAGAGcgcatcatcctcgtcggaCGATCGTACGAGCGTCTCCTCAAAGCCGCCACCAGACTCCAAGTCAATGACGAAGGCGCCCGAAACCAAGAAGCGGCTGATGAAACCGTACCAAAGTCACAGGGAACTTTAGTCGAATCATCGGATAGAATCAGTCTCCTTGTGGGTGATGTATCGGAGGCTGGGTCGTGGCTGCGTGAGCTAGAGAAGGCGATG CAACCCGTCGATATCCTAATCAATGCAGCTGGGATCTCTAACTCCAATATTCTTCCCAAGACATCTCCTGAGGAAGTCTCACAAACCCTCCGGACAAATCTTGAAGGCGCGATCTTCACATCTCGCGCTCTTCTCCGTGCTTCTCTCCGTAACAGGTTAAAGGGCCGAACCGGCGAGACCCGACCCCCCTCGAAATGTATCATAAACATCTCGTCATTACTAGCGCTGAAAGGTGGAACCGGCGCGGTCTCATACGCTGCTTCGAAGGCGGGACTTCTTGGTCTCACCCGGTCATTAACAGTTGAAGCGACTGGTTCTCTGCGTAATGTGGTTGTGAGGTCGAATGCGATTGTGCCGGGGTATATTGAGACGCCGATGATTGCGGATTTTAGCGAGGGCCAGAATGAGAGGTTAAAGGAGAGCATTCCGCTGGGTCGGTTTGGGGCGCCAGAGGAGATTGCGGATGCGGCAGTGTTTTTGGCGGGCAATGAGTATGCGAATAACTGTGTTATTAATTTGGATGGGGGATTGAGTGCTGTGTAA
- a CDS encoding putative ubiquitin-like activating enzyme yields MPRDTYSKRSLGTLSRRLKESRVLLVGAGGIGCELLKNLLLSGFGEIHIIDLDTIDLSNLNRQFLFRFEHIKKSKALVAKEVAQKFQPSAKLEAYHANIKDSRFNVDWFATFDVVFNALDNLDARRHVNRMCLAADVPLIESGTTGFNGQVQVIKKGQTECYDCNSKEVPKSFPVCTIRSTPSQPIHCIVWAKSYLFPELFGTSEDETPELDSTEDVNNAEEIANLRKEAQALKEIRESMGSPEFAHKVFTKVFKEDIDRLRGMEDMWKMRKAPEPLDFEKIQEETSTIEPTISCNDQKVWTLAEDLVVFKDSVILLTDIYRSLDRLSKRLKTLLDTTKSDVKPILVFDKDDVDTLDFVTASANLRATIFGIEPKSKFDTKQMAGNIIPAIATTNAMTAGLCVLQAFKVLKDDYAHAKMIFLERSGARAINSDSLKPPNPNCPVCSVAQARVKIDPERATINDLVQDVLRLQLGYGEELSVSNELGTIYDPDLEDNLTKKLSELGVSNESLITIIDEEDEQPRVNLELVVVTEKPESSTGEQKPITLVKVPEIPRKPRAPTPTVGEHVNGSSDPNKRKRNAEEAGLSNGEDRSKRVASMSVADGDGSNPIVLDETEGGAILIDD; encoded by the exons ATGCCGCGAGACACCTACTCCAAGCGCTCGCTCGGGACCTTGTCCAGACGCTTAAAAGAG TCGCGCGTACTCCTCGTGGGCGCCGGTGGTATCGGCTGCGAGCTGCTAAAGAACCTCTTGCTCTCTGGGTTCGGCGAAATCCACATCATCGATCTTGATACCATCGACCTGAGCAATTTGAATCGTCAGTTTCTCTTCCGCTTTGAACACATTAAAAAATCAAAGGCATTG GTCGCGAAGGAAGTTGCCCAAAAGTTCCAACCAAGCGCAAAGCTCGAGGCCTATCATGCGAACATCAAGGATAGCCGTTTCAACGTGGATTGGTTCGCGACTTTCGACGTGGTCTTCAATGCGCTTGACAACCTAGACGCCCGTCGTCATGTCAACAGGATGTGTCTAGCGGCTGATGTGCCATTGATCGAGAGCGGAACTACCGGATTTAACGGTCAGGTTCAGGTTATCAAGAAG GGCCAAACCGAATGCTACGATTGCAACTCGAAGGAAGTCCCCAAGTCATTCCCAGTATGCACTATCCGCAGTACACCGAGCCAACCTATTCATTGTATCGTCTGGGCGAAAAGCTATCTTTTCCC CGAGCTTTTTGGGACAAGTGAGGACGAGACGCCAGAGTTGGATAGTACTGAAGATGTCAATAATG CGGAAGAGATTGCGAATCTACGAAAAGAGGCACAGGCTCTCAAGGAAATCCGCGAATCAATGGGCTCCCCTGAATTCGCTCACAAAGTATTCACAAAGGTTTTCAAGGAGGACATAGACCGACTACGTGGTATGGAGGATATGTGGAAGATGCGGAAGGCCCCGGAACCCCTGGACTTTGAGAAGATACAGGAAGAGACTTCGACAATTGAGCCTACAATTTCCTGTAACGATCAAAAAGTCTGGACTTTGGCCGAGGACTTGGTCGTTTTTAAGGACAG TGTTATTCTTTTGACTGACATTTATCGCAGCTTGGATCGACTGAGTAAAAGGTTGAAGACACTTCTAGATACAACAAAGAGCGACGTCAAACCCATCCTAGTGTTTGATAAGGACGATGTGGATACGCTGGACTTTGTCACCGCTAGTGCTAACCTGCGAGCGACGATATTCGGAATTGAGCCCAAATCAAAGTTTGACACGAAAC AGATGGCCGGTAATATCATACCAGCAATCGCGACCACAAACGCTATGACTGCTGGTCTCTGTGTTCTACAGGCATTCAAGGTCTTGAAGGATGACTACGCGCATGCCAAAATG ATCTTCCTCGAACGGTCGGGTGCCCGTGCAATCAATTCCGATTCTTTAAAGCCACCCAACCCCAACTGTCCTGTTTGCTCGGTCGCCCAGGCCAGGGTCAAGATTGACCCGGAGCGGGCCACCATAAACGACTTGGTGCAGGATGTCCTCCGCTTACAGCTAGGGTACGGCGAAGAGCTTTCAGTCAGCAACGAGCTGGGCACAATTTATGACCCTGACCTCGAAGATAACTTAACTAAGAAGTTATCGGAACTGGGTGTAAGCAATGAAAGCCTCATAACGATTAtagacgaggaggatgaacAACCGCGTGTGAACCTTGAACTAGTTGTTGTGACTGAGAA GCCCGAATCCTCAACAGGAGAACAAAAGCCAATCACTTTAGTAAAGGTCCCTGAGATTCCCCGAAAACCACGGGCACCTACACCTACCGTTGGCGAGCACGTTAATGGCAGTTCGGACCCGAACAAACGCAAGCGCAATGCCGAGGAAGCCGGCCTCTCCAACGGCGAAGACCGTTCAAAACGCGTGGCCAGTATGTCTGTCGCTGACGGCGATGGATCGAATCCTATCGTCTTAGATGAGACGGAAGGAGGTGCGATTCTCATTGACGACTGA
- a CDS encoding cobyrinic acid a,c-diamide synthase (hypothetical protein AOR_1_390144) — protein sequence MSDDEADPELLALLRKSLGLGGGAANPRAAETKVLENAQYVFDNAIDVALNPSKTKEAAETIWRLMQKKEYSTQTWSEHELHPKAKDESTVDFIFAMDLLNFSFWSERPEEKRFAIEYRGKKWTGYWSLVAALQRALDEEIPITSPYFWVNEDECSESMLKHVFRSVSDEEIPLLQERLQCLREAGRVLCEDFDGSFVNCIYNANYSAASLVNLMAESFPCFRDETSFQGRRVRLYKRAQILVADLWACFNGEGLGEFHDIDKITMFADYRIPQILNHLGCLMYSPPLESHIRDLKPIPSGSTWEVELRATSIWCVELIRREIVKNHPDAKPIIKPTQPNGHAVGVDRRQSLTTSALDEQRKCTTQKHITQISPAKPASSGVNAILIDFFLYDSMKELEKDGKEQVPHHRTRSIWY from the exons ATGTCGGACGACGAAGCAGACCCCGAATTGCTCGCTCTTTTACGCAAGTCCCTTGGGCTAGGAGGAGGGGCAGCAAACCCACGCGCAGCAGAAACTAAAGTTTTGGAAAATGCACAGTACGTCTTCGACAATGCTATTGACGTCGCATTGAACCCTTCCAAGACCAAAGAAGCTGCCGAGACGATCTGGCGCTTGATGCAGAAAAAGGAATACTCCACGCAGACATGGTCGGAACATGAATTGCATCCCAAGGCAAAGGATGAAAGTACCGTGGATTTCATTTTCGCCATGGATCTACTGAATTTCAGTTTCTGGTCGGAGCGCCCAGAGGAGAAACGCTTCGCTATTGAATATCGCGGCAAAAAGTGGACCGGATATTGGAGCTTAGTGGCTGCGTTGCAGAGGGCTTTGGATGAGG AGATCCCCATTACGAGCCCCTACTTCTGGGTGAATGAAGACGAATGTTCTGAGTCTATGCTCAAGCATGTGTTTCGATCGGTATCTGATGAGGAGATCCCTCTCCTGCAAGAGCGTCTCCAGTGCCTGCGAGAAGCAGGCCGGGTCTTATGTGAG GACTTTGACGGTAGTTTCGTCAACTGTATCTATAACGCCAACTACTCAGCTGCGTCCCTCGTGAACCTCATGGCTGAGAGTTTCCCATGCTTTCGGGATGAAACTAGCTTTCAGGGACGGAGGGTCCGGCTCTATAAACGCGCACAGATCTTAGTTGCAGACCTGTGGGCCTGCTTCAATGGCGAGGGCCTTGGCGAATTCCATGATATTGACAAAATCACAATGTTTGCAG ATTACCGAATCCCTCAAATACTAAACCATCTCGGCTGTCTTATGTACTCTCCACCTCTGGAAAGTCATATTCGTGACCTCAAACCGATCCCCAGTGGCTCTACCTGGGAGGTCGAACTGCGCGCAACCAGCATCTGGTGCGTCGAATTGATTAGACGAGAGATTGTGAAGAACCATCCAGACGCGAAACCCATAATAAAACCTACGCAACCCAACGGACATGCGGTCGGTGTGGACCGCCGCCAAAGCCTCACCACCTCGGCACTAGACGAACAGAGAAAGTGCACCACACAAAAACACATCACACAAATCAGCCCTGCTAAGCCCGCTTCTTCGGGCGTCAATGCAATCTTGATAGATTTTTTCCTGTATGACAGCATGAAAGAGTTAGAAAAAGACGGAAAGGAACAGGTTCCCCATCATCGCACAAGGAGTATTTGGTACTAA
- a CDS encoding origin recognition complex, subunit 6 produces MNNRPVEQALGTLLPTHADDLPQELRSLALSLVAQSRSFSTSLRPEEEIARPYACAEIACRRLTRALKLPPLMGHPPCPPRAYKKLYAFLDRSLSNSVAGVKRAGSNSISETPSRTGSASSTPAKNTKRTRTPPKTATTPHKLQNTANKPTPLKKAITHEGSGSRSETPQKSKVRTNGLPGSTIIPDAPAWVMTSIRSVCKTLSTPAPRTSTWSRPPISRTLPPHIFAGVSSILYFISRISAKDDDDDFDEETLEFVEPILIVKDKENDEDYKEVVNALVVAVYFLALARRRSSLSEGEGETKKLDKKTFSEMRQTALVSIGLPSTERRHREDVDQWIAVIMQQHWANGKEWFENIPQAGELDGDDAYLSDEDGFGEDGERAKSAKRQKTTKSGRSLAKHSSRKGLLPGLGTMMQDRVDWLSDDRKEDYLEWKAAVLARIEQIQKSAAQHFGALPV; encoded by the exons ATGAACAACAGACCTGTTGAACAAGCATTAGGTACTCTATTGCCGACCCATGCCGATGACCTGCCTCAAGAGCTCCGCAGTTTAGCCTTATCTCTTGTCGCGCAATCTCGCAGCTTTTCTACTAGCTTAAGGCCCGAGGAAGAGATCGCACGCCCTTATGCTTGTGCCGAGATCGCGTGCCGCCG GCTAACTCGGGCCCTCAAACTCCCCCCCTTGATGGGCCATCCGCCATGTCCTCCGCGTGCCTACAAGAAGCTCTATGCATTCCTTGATCGCTCCCTTTCGAATAGTGTAGCTGGAGTAAAGCGTGCAGGGAGCAATTCTATCTCAGAAACACCTTCACGCACCGGATCCGCTTCGTCGACCCCTGCAAAAAATACGAAGCGTACCCGGACGCCTCCAAAGACAGCAACAACGCCGCATAAACTCCAAAACACCGCAAACAAACCCACGCCATTAAAGAAGGCTATCACACATGAAGGAAGCGGCTCTCGCTCTGAAACACCCCAGAAGTCCAAGGTCCGCACTAATGGCCTTCCTGGCTCTACGATTATCCCCGATGCACCTGCCTGGGTGATGACGTCTATTCGGAGCGTGTGTAAAACTTTATCTACTCCAGCTCCACGGACAAGTACATGGTCCCGGCCTCCAATTTCGAGGACCTTACCTCCTCATATTTTTGCTGGTGTATCATCCATCTTATATTTCATTTCTCGGATTTCTgccaaggatgatgatgatgatttcgaCGAAGAAACCCTAGAATTCGTGGAGCCTATCCTAATTGTGAAGGATAAAGAGAATGATGAAGATTATAAAGAGGTTGTCAACGCTCTGGTAGTAGCCGTCTATTTCCTGGCTCTCGCCCGCAGACGAAGCTCCTTATCCgaaggggaaggagaaacgAAGAAGCTCGACAAGAAGACGTTTTCCGAGATGCGCCAGACTGCATTAGTGAGCATTGGTCTCCCTTCAACCGAGAGAAGACATCGCGAGGACGTCGACCAGTGGATCGCAGTGATAATGCAACAACACTGGGCCAATGGCAAGGAATGGTTCGAAAACATCCCGCAGGCTGGAGAATTGGACGGGGATGATGCGTATCTTTCGGACGAGGACGGCTTCGGcgaggatggagaaagagCTAAAAGCGCTAAGCGACAAAAGACAACGAAATCGGGTCGCTCACTGGCCAAACACTCATCCAGGAAGGGCCTTCTACCGGGTCTTGGTACCATGATGCAGGATCGTGTTGATTGGTTAAGCGACGATCGCAAGGAAGATTACCTTGAGTGGAAGGCAGCAGTCCTGGCGCGAATTGAGCAGATCCAAAAATCTGCAGCGCAGCATTTCGGCGCCTTACCCGTTTGA
- a CDS encoding cyclophilin-type peptidyl-prolyl cis-trans isomerase (peptidyl-prolyl cis-trans isomerase-like 3): MSVTLHTTQGDLKVELFCEAVPKTVENFLALCACGAYNNTPFHRLIPGFMIQGGDISLGPAAHQSQESTKPMLPFDDIPKGGTSINHPGALNQEIHLPALRHNTRGILSMAARPVKDRTAPGSQGAMGATINGSQFFITFAPAPHLDGNSTVFGKVLNLTAQDEGGDVLTKLEKANVKVDKKGRVVQPKEGEESEYEALRINRVTIHANPLAK, translated from the exons ATGTCGGTTACT CTCCACACCACCCAAGGCGACCTGAAGGTCGAGCTCTTCTGCGAGGCAGTGCCTAAAACAGTAGAG AACTTCCTCGCCCTTTGCGCATGCGGCGCATACAACAACACACCCTTCCACCGTCTAATCCCCGGCTTCATGATCCAAGGAGGCGATATTTCTCTCGGACCAGCAGCGCACCAATCGCAAGAAAGCACTAAACCCATGCTTCCCTTCGACGACATCCCCAAAGGCGGTACATCAATCAACCACCCCGGCGCATTGAACCAAGAAATCCACCTCCCCGCTCTTCGACACAACACGCGCGGAATCCTCTCTATGGCAGCGCGGCCAGTCAAAGATAGAACAGCTCCCGGCTCCCAGGGTGCTATGGGGGCTACAATTAATGGAAGTCAATTCTTCATTACGTTTGCTCCTGCCCCTCATTTGGACGGAAATAGCACGGTCTTCGGGAAGGTGTTGAACTTGACAGCACAAGATGAAGGGGGTGATGTGTTGACCAAATTAGAGAAGGCGAATGTGAAGGTGGATAAGAAAGGGAGGGTTGTGCAGCCGAAAGAGGGTGAGGAGTCGGAATATGAAGCACTGCGCATTAACAGGGTCACGATACACGCGAATCCACTTGCAAAGTGA
- a CDS encoding ZPR1 zinc-finger domain-containing protein, whose protein sequence is MSVEDKPVQQEAPVESQFQKPGDLVERDEDTGVMSLESLCMNCHENGTTRLLLLRVPYFRDIILESFECPHCHFKDNSVKSAGQIQEKGAKYTLTVQGENDLQRQVVRSDTSIFKVESLGIEMPKGESQFTTVEGVIQKIYESLSSEQPLRKAQAPELHDALVPIIENLQKILNRDGFPFTVSLDDPTGNSWIAPTINDTGNNYKRRDYPRTHEQNEELGISADPNAVEHEASGEWEDSEIVDGQVYSLPTECPGCTKPGFVNMKKVNIPYFKEVIIWSTSCEHCGYRTSEVKTGGEVPEKGKRITLRVENEVDLSRDILKSDTCALHSEELEVTVQPGTLGGRFTTVEGLLTEIRDQLHGQIFDVDDASGAGGDSMASDTKEKWTRFFSRLDAAINGDMKFVITLEDPMANSYVQDLCAPAVDHQITTEEYTRTEEEEEELGLKDMKLEGYEEDTEKKEEDNTEQKS, encoded by the exons ATGTCAGTAGAAGATAAGCCAGTCCAGCAAGAAGCTCCCGTCGAGTCGCAGTTCCAGAAGCCTGGTGACTTGGTGGAGAGAGATGAGGACACCGGTGTGATGTCCTTGGAAAGTCTTTGTATGAACTGCCATGAGAAC GGAACGACAaggctcctcctcctccgagtACCTTACTTCCgcgacatcatcctcgaaTCCTTCGAATGCCCCCATTGCCACTTCAAGGACAACTCCGTCAAATCCGCTGGTCAGATCCAAGAGAAGGGCGCAAAGTACACACTTACTGTCCAGGGCGAAAATGACCTCCAGCGCCAGGTTGTTCGAAGCGACACTTCAATCTTCAAGGTTGAATCTCTGGGAATCGAGATGCCCAAGGGCGAGAGTCAGTTTACGACTGTCGAAGGAGTGATTCAGAAAATTTACGAGTCGCTGTCTAGCGAGCAACCCCTGCGTAAGGCTCAGGCACCTGAACTTCACGATGCGCTTGTGCCTATCATCGAGAACCTCCAGAAGATCCTGAACCGAGACGGATTCCCCTTCACCGTCTCTCTCGATGACCCCACTGGAAACTCATGGATCGCGCCTACTATTAACGACACTGGAAACAACTACAAGCGTCGTGACTACCCTCGTACGCACGAGCAGAATGAAGAGCTTGGAATTTCCGCGGACCCCAATGCTGTGGAGCATGAAGCATCTGGCGAATGGGAAGATTCTGAGATTGTCGATGGTCAGGTCTACAGTCTGCCTACCGAATGTCCAGGCTGCACGAAGCCTGGCTTCGTTAacatgaagaaggtgaacATCCCCTACTTCAAGGAGGTCATCATCTGGAGTACATCTTGCGAGCACTGCGGATACCGTACTAGCGAAGTTAAGACTGGTGGTGAAGTTCCGGAGAAGGGCAAGCGCATCACTCTTAGGGTCGAGAATGAAGTTGACCTCTCGCGTGATATCCTCAAGTCCGACACCTGCGCTCTGCACAGTGAAGAGTTGGAAGTCACTGTTCAGCCTGGTACATTGGGCGGACGTTTCACTACCGTTGAAGGTCTGCTCACCGAAATCCGTGATCAACTGCACGGCCAGATCTTCGATGTCGACGATGCGAGCGGCGCTGGAGGAGACAGCATGGCATCCGACACTAAAGAGAAGTGGActcgcttcttctctcgTCTCGATGCTGCTATCAATGGAGACATGAAGTTTGTCATCACTCTCGAAGATCCCATGGCCAACAGCTACGTCCAGGACTTGTGTGCCCCTGCTGTCGATCATCAGATCACGACTGAAGAGTACACCCGtactgaagaagaggaagaagagctcGGTCTGAAGGACATGAAGCTCGAAGGTTACGAGGAGGAtacggagaagaaggaagaggacaaCACCGAACAGAAGTCATAA